The genomic interval GCTTCTTATAGTGATGTATGATTTAGTCAAAATTGTGCTGAGGTGCTAGACGTTCAGTCCTCCCAGGGCAGGCTGAGGGGATGCGCGCGCCTCTGTGCTGTGTTGAGGACCACTCATTTCACTGTTTTATACTtccatgtttctgtgtgtgtgtgaagtctcACACAGACAATAGAATTNNNNNNNNNNNNNNNNNNNNNNNNNNNNNNNNNNNNANNNNNNNNNNNNNNNNNNNNNNNNNNNNNNNNNNNNNNNNNNNNNNNNNNNNNNNNNNNNNNGAAAATCNNNNNNNNNNNNNNNNNNNNNNNNNNNNNGCCTACGTGGTAAACAGTGGGTGCCGAGTGCAATCGCATTACATCTTgacctttctttcccctcactctcttgcCACACGCTAACAATGTTCACAGCGAATTACAATCTTATATCAATCATGGTTACATAATTTGCATGGAATATTATACAAACTCTATCCAGAATATAAAACACTAAAAgcactttcattattttaatcttaTCTCTCCATggtataaaggaaaaggaaggacaaAGGAATATTGACATCATCTGCTAAGTCCAGAGAACATACGTCGGCGTGATCAGCGAAATGAATCCAAGTTATCTAAAGCCACTTTTAACCACTGGTGTAGGATATGCATTTACCAAGAAACTGCGGCTCGTTTTCGATGAAGCAGTGGAGATTTGCGGTGCACCTGCCGAgctcccccctcattcctccgCAGATTTCGTCTGGCCCCTgcaaaagaagataaacaaaggGTTATTTCGTTATCTGTTATGGAAAGGTTCAtttgtttttatacacacaatcCGAATTCTTTCGGGACAAacaattaaatacacacacatacacaagccttACCTTGGCACACTGGCATATGTTGCACTGATCCACATATGTTCCGTGGCCGCAGTTCATGTTGCCAAGTTCGCCCTGCGCGCATCCTTGGCCTATCCTCCTGCCGCACCCCATAGGCCCTGCTGGGGCCCTAGAAGGAAATGTGCTCGTGTCCATCGCGGGTTGTGGGATACCCGGTCCTTGCAAAGGATATCCGAGCCTCACCAGAGGCTGCGAGGAACTAGGTCTTTGCCAAGGATTCACAAGTTGTTGCCCATTACTGCAAGGAGAAatct from Penaeus monodon isolate SGIC_2016 chromosome 21, NSTDA_Pmon_1, whole genome shotgun sequence carries:
- the LOC119586719 gene encoding uncharacterized protein LOC119586719 (The sequence of the model RefSeq protein was modified relative to this genomic sequence to represent the inferred CDS: added 47 bases not found in genome assembly), whose product is MNSVLPLAVCLLFVYSNGQQLVNPWQRPSSSQPLVRLGYPLQGPGIPQPAMDTSTFPSRAPAGPMGCGRRIGQGCAQGELGNMNCGHGTYVDQCNICQCAKGPDEICGGMRGELGRCTANLHCFIENEPQFLGKCISYTSG